Genomic window (Pseudomonas azadiae):
CTTGCCGTTAGCGGTAGCGGATGCGGAGTTTTCGTTGCAGGTTGGCGAGCATGGACTGCAGTTGCAACAGCTCGGGCCGGATGCGCCCGGGCCCGTGCGTGTGGACTTCGTCGAAGGCGGCGCGGCGCATCGACGCCTGTATGGCGGCGGCAGCGGGCAGATGATCGCCAAGGCCGTGGGCATCGCCCAAGGCGTACGTCCACGGGTGCTGGACGCCACGGCCGGCCTGGGCAAGGACGCCTTTGTGCTCGCCAGCCTGGGCTGCGAGATGAGCCTGATCGAGCGCCAACCGCTGATCGGCGCCTTGCTCGAAGACGGCTTGGCGCGCGGTGCCCGGGACAGTGAGGTGGCGCCCATCGTCGCGCGCATGAAGCTGCTCAAGGGCAACTCCATCGACGTGATGCGCAGCTGGGAAGGCGAGCCGCCCCAGGTGATCTACCTCGACCCGATGTTTCCACACCGTGAAAAAACCGCCCTGGTGAAGAAGGAAATGCGTCTGTTCCGGCCGCTGGTCGGCGATGATCCGGATGCCCCCGCGCTGCTCGCCGCCGCCCTGGCCCTGGCCAGCCACCGCGTGGTGGTCAAGCGCCCGCGCAAGGCGCCGTGCATTGAAGGGCCCAAGCCGAGCCATGCGCTGGATGGAAAGTCCAGCCGGTATGACATTTATCCCAGGAAAGCGCTCAAGCCTTGAGCCTTCACTGGTCTTGAGAAGGCCTGGGTATCTGCATAACTTTCTGTAGTGAGCGGGCTTGTCCCGCGCTGGGTGGCGAAGCCGCCCCAAAATTAGGCGCCTGAGTTCTACCTGGAAGAATGCGCCGGCCGGTTTGG
Coding sequences:
- a CDS encoding class I SAM-dependent methyltransferase gives rise to the protein MSEQPAASRIQVEALGEGFKHRAEQWAQQLGLPLAVADAEFSLQVGEHGLQLQQLGPDAPGPVRVDFVEGGAAHRRLYGGGSGQMIAKAVGIAQGVRPRVLDATAGLGKDAFVLASLGCEMSLIERQPLIGALLEDGLARGARDSEVAPIVARMKLLKGNSIDVMRSWEGEPPQVIYLDPMFPHREKTALVKKEMRLFRPLVGDDPDAPALLAAALALASHRVVVKRPRKAPCIEGPKPSHALDGKSSRYDIYPRKALKP